Part of the Anoplopoma fimbria isolate UVic2021 breed Golden Eagle Sablefish chromosome 4, Afim_UVic_2022, whole genome shotgun sequence genome, TTATTTGTGGGAAAACACTGTTTGCAACCGTATCCCATGACGATGCTGCAATGAGTAATAGAAACGGTATTCATGGCAGCGTCCCAGCACACtgtgggagggaggagaaagagaagaaaatgaacACAGGAAAATGcaaatactatttattttactgacaaAACCTACATTCAACTGTACTGGTGAGTGTAAGGTGTATTTCTATCTGGGACAGATCTCCACATCCTGTCCTGTGCCAACTTGCTCATTCTCAATTCAGctcctctttctttcacttctatcctgtttcctctccttacTCACGCTTTCTAATCCTCTTTCACGCATTCAGACAGAAATTCTCTCCTCGCTCGCCTTAATCTTTGTTGCTCTTTGTTTTCGTCGCCCTCACCCAGCTTTGTGTCTTCCAGGAGTGCTTGGAGGCGTTTCCGCTCCCAAACTCCCCATGAGCTCTGGTCTCCCTAGCGGGATATTAataggagagaggaggggagggggcaTTGAGACACACTCCCAGGAGGGCTGAGGGTGGGAAGGAAGAAGTGGGGAAAGGGCTGGGGCTCCAGAGTCGCCGGGAGCCATAAATCCATCGTGAatcgcacacatacacagacagcgCACACAGATTGTTCTtaaagaggaaatgaggaatAAATGAATGGAGGGAAAGTGATTGACTGACTaataagagacaaagaaacctTCGGAGCTACACGGGATTGTTGGCTCCACACACCTGCCTCACCTGTTGTTAGTCAGGAGGAGGACGAATGAgagataaaaatgtaactttattttatttccaaccGGCTCACTGTCACTGCAGTTAACGCAGATGAGCAGGGCTCATTGGTCGTTTTGTGCCAACCGGCAAACGTTTTTCTGCATGTACAGCAGTGAGCGGTTGAAGAACTGCAATGTTGCCGTTCAGTTATTTAAACCTCAGCCACATTGTTTGCTAAAATGTGTTTCCACTTATATCCAAACACAAATTTCTGCCTATTTCTTCATATTGCTCTGTTAGCCACTACGATCCACAAACGTAGAATTGTGGGTTTCTATGACCGCTGTGGTTAGCTAGTCGGCCACAGTCTGAGTGTGCAGGatgagtttttaaatgtttgaaacagTAACAGAAGCCGGAGACGCTTTAACTTCTGTGCCACAGGGACTTCAACCTCTAGGTTATTTCCACCATGAGATGAGTTAGGTTTTGTAATTTGGTTTATTGTTGGATTTCATCCAATGACCAATGCAGCACTGGACAAATATGTTGAATCGTATTGTAATCCGGTTGTATATATTGCTTGACTATATTTCACTTACATTATGATACAAGCAACAGGAGGAATGTTTGTCTTGACTCTTTACttaatatttgaatattctGATCAGTTGTCTCAGAGGTTTGTGAACATGGCTTTGATAGATGTGCGTTATTGGAAAGCCAAAGACTACTGACTCTCCTTCCACTGGCTTCATGTTCTCTTCAGTCAGTAATCTCTACCGGCAACTTGTACGACAAACGTAAGTGGCCCTGCTGACCAATCCCAGCTTTTGTTGTCACCATGCCGTATCTCTGTAGCTGCCGTATAACTGACATGGCTAAGTTTACAGAAAGATTATGGGTTAAAATTTGGGTTTAACTTCGTGGAGGTGAGGGGACGATTGTGGTCATGCTTAAAAAGACACATTGTTGACTGTGGGTTTGAAACTGGAAATAGACAGCTAATCTGACAAAAAGTCTGATGTTTTGTTGATCTTTCCACCTCACTTGGTTGCTCTTTATTTCTGTCAACTGACGTTCTCCTTTGCTACCATCATAATTACTACCACATCTAAAGGgctttgtcattttaacatgtaaaaattCTGGTCACTTGTGCACTTTGTGTTAGGCTCCAAAGCTACACTGTAACCACCCTAACGCACAACTATAAATACACCATGAGATAGCTGAGAGGAAAGTGTTCAAAAGGGTCTCAGCTCAATATTGTGAAGCTGACCACAATATTAAGTAAGGCAATATTTACTCTAGGAGCTCAGTGGTGGTCTTTGTGGCCTCTTTATCTTATCTCACTGATAGCATTGACAAGTGGAGGCAAAAACAAGCTGTCAATGGAGAGGGGCAGAAGGCAGATAAGAGCTGTCATACCAAAATATTTGTTCAACACAGCGAAGGCAAGGTCTTCATCAGGGCATCAGatgttgaataaatgaataaatacatttcacactGACCTTTTGCAGTGCAACCTCCATTGCCATTATTTTAGGTcgaaatatttactttttctcagATAAAGTCCTTTCCATTAGTAATGCTCATATATCGACAACCTTTTTACAGTATATATGGGCATATTAAACATCACATGCATACCAAAGGAATGTCATTAGacagtgtttttcctttttttaagttatatACGTTACCTTGATATGCAAAGCGGTAAACGTGTTAAATCGGTCTGAGGAGGTATAATGGAAAAATAGGGGGCAGTATTTCCATCGTCAAGCATGCTGTTGTCCCATATCTCGTCCAACAGAGGGTTGGTGTCTCATCAGACGAACACATTTGGGGATTAGAGGTCATCTGACGGACTGTGAAGCCGTTTTTGACAGCTCAGCATATTTGTTCCAAAGGTAATAAAGATCCTCTAATGTCAGCAGTATTGCAAATCGAAGCGTTCTCTTGTCTGCTTGCTGTGATGAATCACTTATGAACCTCAAATTGACAAAGAATGAAACTATGATGAGTGTATTGTATTAGTGTCCCCATAATTCTtcacttattttacatttcaagctcagtctctctgtgtttcagttcCTCCAGAGATAGAGCTTACCATGCAGCAACCACCAGCCTCCTTCACAATGTCTAAATTCTGACCTCAGACTTTCAATTCTCCTTTTCTGTTTGCTGCAGGTTTTATCAGACATCAGCAGGTCGCCCAGCTATAGATTTCCCAGTGTTGGCTCTTTTTGCTTTGAACCACACCAGGAATTCAGCTTTAAATGccatttttaaacctttatcTGTACAGATAAAGATTGACAATATAATCTGAACCTTAATAGGAAATCAAAGTAAACAAGACTCCTCTTGCAAAGTTGAGCAAGCAACTAAAAGTTTTATTGAGGGAAGTACTCAAGAAGtactcaagaagtactacccggagccttcctcgtagcacttattgcactcgtattagctgctgcacttactgtattcgtatcagttcgctgcacttattgaatttgtatttgtttactgcacttatcctattcgtagtagtttgtagcacttactatattcggattagtctgttgcaattattgttttcgtagtaatctgcctctgcactatacttttgctctggcttatgctttgagatgcttgtttatgaaaggagatgcacttatgacttctggtgactagtagttctcttgaatacctatgttgaatacacttcctgtaagtcgctttggataaaagcgtctgctaaatgactgtaatgtaatgtaatgtaattgagGGAGCAGTGGTCTTTAACACCCTGCTGTAGTGCAGGCACATTggcatttattttcatgatattttataGAAAACAAACTGCTTTTTATCATATCTACGGTTTAATTTGAATGGGATTGAGCTATTTGTATGAAATATGCCCTCTCCTATCTATTGAacagtttcagtttatttatgtttgttggAAGTCTGGGACAATCTAAGAATAGAGTCACAGCTAAGAGCATTGAGAAAGAGAAGTGACAGAACACAGGACATCATTGTGGGAGGACAGTGATCTATGGAGCACTATAGCGGCTCAATGCTGGCTGACAGTGTTGACAAGTGGAGGTGGAGATAGGCCTATTAGAGGAGAACGTAGGGCAGATAAAGGCAGGCAAAGACAAATTGTTTTTCTTAGGCTGCAgtcctcatacacacacagttagtAATGGTCTTTCAACAATGGCCTTTGAGCATTCACACATACATCcacacatgcatatacacaAAGACACTAACTGGAACCCTCAATGGTGATTTTTATCTTGCCATACATTTAAAACTTGACTGCTTGTGAAGTGTATTGGTTTACCTGTGAACAATCATATCatgtttgcaaaataaatattctaccAAAGTGTGAAAGTAGAGTAAGACAGAGATGAAAACTATGCCTTTTCACAGACTGTTAATCCAAATTGTTCCTTTAGACAGAAACTGACCGGTAGAGAGCTTTATTCTACAATATAACCACAACATAAAAAGTGACATGGTGGTCTACAGTATCTTAAGGGTCTAAACTAATAAAATGGATCATTTCAACTTTATTAGTCACTTTGAGAAATCTCTTAAACCTAATAGGATTTGGCTAAGGGGTATTGTGTTCACTCATAAAGGATAGAAAATGCGTATTTTAAACAATGGATGAAAGAAGGGTTCAGATGGGGTTTGGTAAGATGGACAGTAACCAGACTGCTGCACTGAGTAATTGTAATATATCTTAAAGAAACTTTGTATGAAATATCCTCCAAGGGACAGGCTGAGGGCTTCAAAAAATTTCTTCTCCAATGAATACATGTGGGATTGCATGTTGTGAGTTAAAATGTGTAATAGGTGAGAGCTGATGTGTCTATGGACAACACCAATCTCAGATGAGATCTATAACAGCAGATGCCATGTGAGCCCATTGCACAACACAAGAATGCAATGTAGTATGACTAGTATTGATTTCCTTCCTGATTTTCCAAAAAGGGGAAGTTGAAACTTCAGTGCATGGTACCATCCAGACTGAAgtttgtgtgtggggggatacatttattttctccatacATTGTTATACAATAGCCTACACAGATGCGTGgtctttgttatttttacctCTCAATCCTGACCCAAGGTGAGTCGATATTCTGCGCTTTTCTGTTTCCTTGTGGGTGTAAGAGTGCTgatgtgtgcgtgcatgtgggGATGCATTCGTGGGCTTCACATTTATTAATTACAATCTGCATTCTATCATCCAGTTTGATCAATTGCTGTGCTCCACAGTGTCTTCCAGCACCCTCAAAGTCATTGGCTACTTTGGGCACAATGTCACTTTGGCCTGTAGTTATGACAGCCAAACTCACGGCGTCCTGAGCTTCTGTTGGGGTCGAGGGATGGTGCCCACGTCTAAATGCTCCAAAACCATCGTCTCATCACAGGATGGGGTTGTGCTTTCCAGGCAGATGCCCAGGTACCAGCTGTTGGGCAGGGTGACAGACGGAGATGTGTCACTGACCATCCTGGATGCCCAGAGGAGTGATGCCGGCGTGTACGGCTGCAGGATTGAGATCGCAGGGTGGTTCAACGACAAGAAGGTCAACACAGAACTGGTCTTGGAGGAAGGTAACACTCATGGAAATCATCCAGGTTCATTATGAGCTCTGTTATCCAGCCTTaaggtattttgtttttcaagctCCTGTGGAACGACCCGTTACCCAGGACTGGACACTTACTGCAGCGGAGAGACAAGGTGAGCAACCACCTGTGAACAAATTGATAATGTTGAATAGTGGTCATGTTGATCAGAATTGCCTTTAAGCTATTTTATTGGCAATGTTTTGTGTTCGGggataaaacataattttgttcattgcatttcattttgaagGATACATTTAATTTTATATGTGGTAGTAACTGACAGTTTCAACTCCTTACAGAAATAATGACAACATCCTTGACTAAAAATGTAGAAGTTGGTTTCACAACAACTGTGGTattgtacaattttttttcatttattcaaaagtgaggaaatgTAATATGTTACAAAATGTTTGCACATCATTATACTTTCTACAATGCGCATAGgatgttatttaaattaaaaaatatagtgGTTTGAGTCTGAGctgttttagtaaaaaaatgtaaacaactgAAGAAAAATGTACACCTAATCTCAGGAGGTATTTGTCAACAATGAAACTTTAAAATACAGAGGAAGAAAGCTGCACACCCATGACTCTTGCAATAGTACATGTTTTGCAACCAATATTAAAGCACATCTGGCCTTCTTCAGGAACATTTTGTCTAAAGAATGATTGTAAGTGTGTGAATTTCACCTCAACTTTCGGTGCTAGGATTTGCACGTTTGGGTGAGATGTGAGAAAATAGTACAAAGATATATTACAGTTTTTGATATTACATGTATtatcaatatactgtatattcatgGCATATATAACAAACTAAGGGCCAATTATAATTGACCCAATCCCTCATGATAAGGTTCATTTTCGTTTCAGGAAAAATTCAAAGCCTTCCTTGAAGTGGGGAACATTGGCAGGGTGGCAGCTATTTCCCTTTCCGGCATAATCATAAtcctcatttttgttttcagtaagTGTGGAATGGATTATAATTTGTGCTCATGTGCCATTCAGATTCATTTTACACATTACAAGTGGGCGTCTATCGAGCCGTTGAAGTCACTGAGTGCGTCTTCCTTTTATAAACTGagaatgtaatttaatgtttgtatttcttcaaACCAGGGAGACGATTTCTGCCGAAGAGGATGGTTCAACATCTCCACACCTCAACTGctgaaaacatttatgaaatacaatGAAAGGTCCCAACATTATGAGGATAACTGAGTCTATAAGAGACTGCTTGCTGAATGTGTCTGCTTGTCACGTGCTGACTTGATCCACCTCTTCAGCTTTAAAGGGAAGCCTTTTGAGCCCATTTTAAGCACCTTACTGAGCCCCACCACTCTCAGATTGCTCTGAAAAAAGGCAAATGTGGGTCATATGTGGctaagaaaatgcaaaaaatactgTGCAGATTAAATTATTTGCCGTTTGTCTTGTTTCATAGCGAAATGGATCTCACAGACCTTGAGTGCTGTCAGATGGTTTA contains:
- the LOC129090119 gene encoding T-cell immunoglobulin and mucin domain-containing protein 4-like, producing MRGLCYFYLSILTQVSSSTLKVIGYFGHNVTLACSYDSQTHGVLSFCWGRGMVPTSKCSKTIVSSQDGVVLSRQMPRYQLLGRVTDGDVSLTILDAQRSDAGVYGCRIEIAGWFNDKKVNTELVLEEAPVERPVTQDWTLTAAERQEIMTTSLTKNVEVGFTTTVEKFKAFLEVGNIGRVAAISLSGIIIILIFVFRRRFLPKRMVQHLHTSTAENIYEIQ